Proteins found in one Bacteroidales bacterium genomic segment:
- a CDS encoding outer membrane beta-barrel family protein produces the protein MFKLLKLLLFAIFILIIGDLQSQNSIIKGNIKNLNGAPVKFATIQLLIDSTHHQSMLSDSLGNYFLKTTKKGNCELLINILGCITAQNKFTLKNDTTINFILQPDTIILKGTTINGQKDLIQAKPDRFVINIDGNIETKGKETTDIFKQLPTINISNESLNIFGKSSVIVYINDRIVRLEGQSLLSYLNSLPPDIISSIEIISTPPAQYDAEGNLGIIKVVTKKNILPGWKEYIKLGCKQNSYSSYMISAFVNYTGEKIFFEGSISNYNNSYLNRSVYYEYFPNATISTYNPKKWSFIGDDLKTSIGYNFNKRSNIIVDLQIPLYNKEIIADITNQTKFINPINNQIDSTLVTNGKTIKNNYTYNSEVFFKHLFSNKKSHFTASVAYLNNYTKNKRDFNSIMQINNINVTNDNFHTEGSLKYNILTPKIDFSFPIYNFTVNTGLKKTFIKTSSNSELFNIIYDNTFLDSSQSNRYRYTENILSVYGSLEKNIQKWSFNAGIRSEITNTESYSLTINEKHKNQYLDFFPTIYISNKLNNNSSISISYSARIERPPYQYLDPFKWYISKYDYAMGNPFLKPSYIKNIELTYLLNSTFSTKIYYTYQDNKIGQYVILDSLNILNQIQETDNFLNVNTYGVNIYKLLKLNNWLETVLQFDYSYSEYISNRKGFLNISGRSGTIIMNNTIRINKNFDMVCNLEEYIPGLYNYRSMKNSFILDLGLSYINSKKVFEARLLIGDIFKTSNPEYSYISDGIKQTYQNYYDTRMLRLVFTWKLGNWYNRTSKISSPSNIDEKQRL, from the coding sequence ATGTTTAAACTACTTAAATTACTACTTTTTGCCATATTTATATTGATAATTGGCGATTTACAATCTCAAAATTCAATTATAAAAGGAAATATAAAGAATTTAAATGGAGCCCCTGTTAAATTTGCTACTATTCAATTGTTAATTGATTCTACTCATCATCAATCCATGTTAAGTGACTCTTTGGGGAATTATTTTTTAAAAACGACAAAAAAGGGTAATTGTGAATTATTGATAAATATATTAGGATGTATTACGGCACAAAATAAATTCACTCTAAAAAATGATACGACTATCAATTTTATTTTACAACCCGATACAATTATTCTTAAAGGAACAACAATAAATGGTCAGAAAGATTTAATTCAGGCTAAACCGGACAGATTTGTTATAAATATTGATGGCAACATTGAAACTAAAGGTAAAGAAACCACTGATATTTTTAAACAATTGCCAACAATAAATATTTCTAATGAGTCTTTGAATATCTTTGGTAAATCATCAGTCATAGTATATATAAATGACCGGATCGTACGATTAGAAGGACAATCTTTATTAAGTTACCTTAATTCTTTGCCACCTGATATTATAAGCAGTATAGAAATAATATCTACACCTCCTGCCCAATATGATGCAGAAGGTAATTTGGGAATCATTAAAGTAGTAACAAAAAAAAATATTCTTCCCGGGTGGAAGGAATATATTAAATTAGGTTGTAAACAAAACAGTTATTCATCTTATATGATTTCTGCATTTGTAAATTATACCGGGGAAAAAATATTTTTTGAAGGAAGTATTAGCAATTATAATAATTCTTACTTAAATAGGAGTGTTTATTATGAATATTTTCCCAATGCTACAATATCTACTTACAATCCTAAAAAATGGAGTTTTATTGGGGATGATTTAAAGACAAGCATAGGGTATAATTTTAACAAACGCTCAAATATTATTGTTGATCTTCAAATACCATTATATAATAAAGAAATAATTGCGGATATTACAAATCAAACAAAATTTATTAATCCAATTAATAATCAAATAGACTCAACTTTAGTTACTAATGGTAAAACAATAAAGAATAATTACACATATAATTCCGAAGTATTTTTTAAGCATTTGTTTTCAAATAAAAAATCACACTTTACGGCAAGTGTAGCTTATCTTAATAATTATACAAAAAACAAAAGAGATTTTAATTCTATAATGCAAATTAATAATATTAATGTAACAAATGATAATTTTCACACAGAAGGAAGTCTCAAGTATAATATATTAACACCTAAGATAGATTTCTCATTTCCAATTTATAATTTCACGGTTAATACCGGTTTGAAAAAAACATTCATTAAAACATCTTCTAATAGTGAATTATTTAATATAATTTATGATAATACTTTTTTGGATTCATCTCAGTCTAATAGATATAGATATACCGAGAATATACTCTCCGTGTATGGTAGTTTAGAAAAAAATATTCAAAAATGGTCATTTAACGCTGGAATACGTTCTGAAATAACAAATACGGAAAGCTACTCATTAACTATAAATGAGAAACACAAAAACCAGTATTTAGATTTTTTCCCAACAATTTATATATCTAATAAATTAAACAACAATAGTAGTATTTCTATTAGTTATTCTGCTCGAATAGAGAGGCCACCTTACCAATACTTAGATCCCTTTAAATGGTATATCAGTAAATATGATTATGCTATGGGAAACCCATTTCTTAAGCCTTCATATATTAAGAATATTGAATTAACTTATTTACTTAATAGTACATTTAGTACTAAAATATATTATACTTATCAAGATAATAAAATTGGACAATACGTTATACTTGATTCTCTTAATATTTTAAACCAGATACAAGAAACAGATAATTTTTTAAATGTAAATACTTACGGGGTAAATATTTACAAATTATTAAAATTGAATAATTGGTTGGAAACTGTTTTACAGTTTGATTATTCATATTCTGAGTATATATCAAATAGAAAAGGCTTTTTAAATATATCTGGCAGAAGCGGTACAATAATTATGAATAATACTATTCGTATTAATAAAAATTTTGACATGGTATGCAATTTAGAAGAATATATTCCGGGTTTATATAACTATAGGTCTATGAAAAATTCTTTTATTTTAGACCTTGGTCTTAGTTATATAAATAGTAAGAAAGTTTTTGAGGCCCGGCTTTTAATTGGTGATATTTTTAAAACATCAAATCCTGAATATTCTTATATAAGTGATGGTATTAAGCAAACTTACCAAAATTATTATGATACACGAATGCTTCGGTTAGTATTTACTTGGAAGTTGGGTAATTGGTATAACAGAACATCAAAAATATCTTCGCCATCTAACATTGACGAAAAACAAAGATTGTAA
- a CDS encoding peptidoglycan DD-metalloendopeptidase family protein has protein sequence MKKNMTIPGLLHCAHKACIVAVMLVMFPVLLQAQNTKEKLKQDKEKIEKDITYTNKLLAETKKNKQISLSQLIILNNKINQREELIDNIGSEIGALDGKIVVNYKESAKLLTELKKIKEAYARMIYFAYKNRNAYTRLMFLFASSDINQAFLRLKYLKLYAEYRRKQAEAITNTSKLLNEKISELKGIKSDKSSLLKTKEDEKIQLAKEKEEKNSSVKQLQQKEKDLLKTIKQKEKEAKKLQQSIETIIAEEIKKATEKSTSSQTKTSTGTKTNTSTVTKSTSTIKELGLSEAEITLSTSFSSNKGKLPWPTEKGIVTSTFGFHSHPVLDIKVKNNGIDISTNSGAKARAVFEGKVTGVVNIPGANKAVIIRHGEYLTVYSNLADVSVKTGDKVKVKQEIGTIATDTEESKTELHFEVWYGKTLTDPIGWLAPK, from the coding sequence ATGAAAAAAAATATGACCATACCAGGATTGTTACATTGTGCCCATAAAGCATGTATTGTTGCCGTAATGCTGGTAATGTTCCCCGTTTTATTGCAAGCTCAGAACACGAAAGAAAAACTAAAACAGGACAAAGAGAAAATAGAAAAAGATATCACTTATACCAATAAACTTCTTGCTGAAACCAAGAAGAACAAACAGATTTCACTAAGCCAGCTGATCATTTTAAACAATAAGATAAATCAGCGCGAGGAACTTATTGATAATATAGGCTCTGAAATCGGAGCCCTCGACGGGAAAATTGTTGTTAATTATAAGGAATCGGCAAAACTTTTAACGGAGCTAAAAAAGATAAAAGAAGCATATGCCCGTATGATATATTTTGCTTATAAAAATCGTAATGCTTATACACGCTTAATGTTTTTATTTGCTTCATCGGATATCAACCAGGCGTTTTTGCGATTGAAATATTTAAAATTATATGCCGAATATCGTCGCAAACAGGCCGAGGCAATAACAAACACTTCAAAGCTTCTTAATGAAAAGATTTCGGAACTGAAAGGGATAAAATCCGATAAATCTTCTTTACTCAAAACAAAAGAAGATGAAAAAATACAACTTGCAAAAGAGAAAGAAGAAAAAAATTCCTCGGTGAAACAATTGCAGCAGAAAGAAAAAGATCTGCTGAAAACCATAAAGCAAAAAGAAAAAGAAGCCAAAAAGCTTCAACAGTCTATTGAAACAATAATTGCCGAGGAGATAAAAAAAGCTACAGAAAAAAGTACCAGCAGTCAGACAAAAACAAGTACCGGTACAAAAACCAATACCAGCACCGTTACCAAATCAACATCAACAATAAAAGAACTTGGATTATCGGAAGCCGAAATTACTCTTTCCACCAGTTTCAGCAGTAATAAAGGCAAACTTCCCTGGCCTACCGAGAAAGGCATAGTAACCAGCACTTTCGGTTTTCACTCTCACCCGGTTCTTGATATTAAAGTTAAAAATAATGGTATCGATATTTCAACAAATTCAGGAGCAAAAGCACGTGCGGTTTTCGAAGGTAAAGTTACCGGTGTGGTAAATATTCCCGGTGCTAATAAAGCAGTGATCATACGTCATGGTGAATATCTTACTGTTTATTCAAACCTTGCTGATGTTTCAGTAAAAACCGGAGATAAGGTTAAAGTAAAACAAGAAATAGGTACCATAGCTACCGATACTGAAGAATCAAAAACTGAACTCCATTTTGAAGTGTGGTATGGCAAAACCCTTACCGACCCTATTGGATGGCTGGCGCCTAAGTAG
- a CDS encoding DUF4292 domain-containing protein: MNSVKKIFWYTSLIGLLYFVFTECNPAKKIIKEPIKDKKADYLFAQLKKNEFKFNWLNIKFSATVKMHKTENSFNGNIRIKKDSIIWISVTPALGIEAFRALITNDSVKMLNRLNDTYISSDFAYITNLIHTDIDFDMLQSLLVGNDFSYYENNVFKATVDGMQYLLSTVGRGKLKKYVKTSDDSLKLLVQDIWLDPETYKISRVQLKELKENQKLEAEYSDIKTVDSLLFPFTLKYNASNEKEKIEIKLENTRVTTSGPLEFPFNISSKYQRIYK, from the coding sequence ATGAATAGCGTTAAGAAAATTTTTTGGTACACGAGTTTAATAGGGCTTTTATATTTTGTTTTTACCGAATGCAATCCGGCTAAAAAAATAATCAAAGAACCTATAAAAGATAAAAAAGCGGATTATTTATTTGCGCAGTTAAAGAAAAATGAATTTAAGTTTAACTGGCTGAATATAAAATTTTCAGCTACGGTAAAAATGCATAAAACAGAAAACAGCTTTAATGGGAATATAAGGATAAAAAAAGACAGCATCATTTGGATTTCTGTTACTCCTGCGCTTGGAATAGAAGCGTTCAGGGCGCTTATCACCAATGATTCCGTAAAGATGCTAAACAGGCTGAATGATACTTATATTTCAAGCGATTTTGCTTATATAACCAACCTGATTCATACCGATATTGATTTTGACATGTTGCAATCATTGCTTGTAGGGAATGATTTTTCATATTATGAGAATAATGTTTTTAAAGCAACGGTTGATGGAATGCAGTATTTACTTAGCACTGTAGGTCGCGGAAAACTGAAAAAATATGTAAAGACCTCGGACGATAGCTTAAAACTGCTGGTACAGGATATCTGGCTTGACCCTGAAACATATAAGATATCAAGAGTACAACTTAAAGAGTTAAAAGAAAACCAGAAACTCGAAGCAGAATACTCCGATATTAAAACAGTCGATAGTCTTTTATTTCCTTTCACATTGAAGTATAATGCTTCAAACGAAAAAGAAAAAATCGAGATAAAATTGGAAAATACCAGGGTTACTACGTCCGGGCCACTCGAATTCCCGTTTAATATAAGCAGTAAATACCAGCGAATTTATAAATGA
- a CDS encoding tetratricopeptide repeat protein, translating into MQQLKNTLFILFVFISFASCGIFKHNKQPVLTETQILDNTSEYIDGLKDKEEGDYEKALTHFLSCARTDKSNPAPLYEIARIYYNQEKTELAIPYITKACELDPKNTWYKQLHAELLIVQKKYKEAAAVFESLALSNPENVDFFLNWAMANLYASKYSEAIEVYNKLEERIGITEEISLQKEKILLLQNKFSKAVEEIQKLVDAFPAETEYLNYLADLYVANKMTDEAFTVYQKILSLEPDNGNVHLSLAEYYRMKGDNEKSFDELKQAFSSSNVGIDTKIKILLSYYTITEKYDTLKEQAFSLCSLLVATHPNEAKAYSMYGDFLIRDHKLTEAKEQYQKAIAIDSSKYAIWEQLLYIESEQKNYSLLQNDSKRALELFPEQAGLYLMNGASLLMLKKYDEAITTLNKGVFMAAYDNSLLKNFYTYLGDSYYAKQSYKEAFSSYDKVLDIDSLNVYVLNNYSYYLSLRNENLDKAEKMAGRMIKVVSDNSSYLDTYAWVLFKENRFSDAEIFLKKALDAGGDKNAVILEHYGDVLYKLNKEDKALEYWQKAKDTGKASDLLDKKITDRKYYE; encoded by the coding sequence ATGCAGCAATTAAAAAATACGCTTTTCATTCTTTTTGTATTTATATCTTTTGCCTCATGCGGAATATTTAAACACAACAAACAACCTGTACTTACAGAAACTCAAATTCTTGATAATACCTCCGAATATATTGATGGTTTGAAGGATAAAGAGGAAGGGGATTATGAAAAAGCATTAACACATTTTCTTTCCTGTGCCAGGACGGATAAATCCAACCCTGCACCATTATATGAAATTGCCCGGATATATTATAACCAGGAAAAAACAGAGCTTGCCATTCCATATATTACAAAAGCATGTGAACTCGACCCCAAAAATACATGGTACAAACAATTACATGCCGAGCTTTTAATTGTTCAAAAAAAATATAAAGAAGCTGCTGCTGTTTTTGAGTCGCTGGCGTTGTCGAACCCTGAAAATGTTGATTTTTTTCTTAATTGGGCAATGGCAAATCTTTATGCATCAAAATATAGCGAAGCTATTGAAGTATACAATAAACTTGAAGAAAGAATTGGGATAACAGAAGAAATTTCACTTCAAAAAGAAAAAATATTACTTCTTCAAAATAAGTTTTCAAAAGCAGTGGAAGAAATTCAAAAGCTGGTTGATGCCTTTCCGGCAGAAACGGAATACCTTAATTATCTTGCTGATTTATATGTTGCCAACAAAATGACTGACGAAGCTTTCACCGTGTATCAGAAAATTTTATCACTCGAGCCTGATAACGGGAATGTGCATTTGTCGCTTGCCGAATATTATCGAATGAAAGGTGATAACGAAAAGTCATTTGACGAATTAAAGCAAGCTTTTTCAAGTTCAAATGTTGGAATTGACACTAAAATTAAAATACTTCTTTCGTACTATACCATCACTGAAAAATACGATACACTTAAAGAGCAGGCTTTTTCTCTTTGTTCATTGCTTGTTGCAACTCATCCCAATGAAGCAAAGGCATATTCCATGTATGGCGATTTCCTTATCCGCGACCATAAACTAACGGAAGCTAAAGAACAATATCAGAAAGCTATTGCTATCGATAGCAGTAAATATGCTATATGGGAACAACTTTTATACATTGAATCCGAACAGAAGAATTATTCCTTATTACAAAATGATAGTAAAAGAGCTTTAGAACTTTTTCCCGAACAGGCCGGTTTGTATTTGATGAACGGAGCATCATTGCTGATGCTCAAGAAATATGACGAAGCTATTACAACGTTGAATAAAGGAGTGTTTATGGCAGCTTATGATAATAGTCTGCTTAAGAATTTCTACACGTATTTGGGCGATTCATATTATGCAAAGCAGAGCTACAAAGAAGCGTTTTCTTCGTATGATAAAGTTCTTGATATTGATTCACTTAATGTTTATGTATTGAATAACTATAGTTACTATTTGTCGCTCAGAAATGAGAATCTGGATAAAGCAGAGAAAATGGCCGGAAGAATGATCAAAGTTGTTTCAGATAATTCTTCATATTTAGATACATATGCCTGGGTTTTATTTAAAGAGAACCGTTTCAGCGATGCAGAGATCTTTCTTAAAAAAGCGCTTGATGCCGGAGGCGATAAAAATGCTGTGATACTTGAACATTACGGCGATGTGCTGTATAAATTGAATAAAGAAGATAAAGCATTGGAATATTGGCAGAAAGCAAAGGATACAGGTAAAGCATCCGATTTGCTTGATAAAAAAATTACCGACAGAAAATATTATGAATAG
- a CDS encoding sugar phosphate nucleotidyltransferase gives MKIIIPMAGMGKRMRPHTLTIPKPLIRIAGKPIVQRLVEGIASMCKEKIDEIAFIIGDFGKEVETQLLDIAGQIGTKGKIYYQENPLGTAHAILCAADSLNDKVVVAFADTLFFADFILDDTKDSIVWVHKVQNPAAFGVVKTNNEGIITSIVEKPKTFVSDLAIIGIYYFKDGAYLKSELQYLVDNNIQKGGEFQLTDALDNMMKKGSQLYIGKVNEWLDCGNKDATVFTNQRILEFSKQQKLVSESVVIENSIIIQPCYLGENVRITDSIIGPHVSVGENTVINYSVITNSIIQSNTKISCVNLDNSMIGNYVEYFGGKKEVSIGDYTVLS, from the coding sequence ATGAAGATAATAATTCCAATGGCAGGTATGGGCAAACGAATGCGCCCACACACGCTCACAATTCCAAAACCATTGATTCGCATTGCAGGTAAACCTATTGTTCAAAGACTGGTTGAAGGTATCGCTTCGATGTGCAAGGAAAAAATTGACGAGATCGCTTTTATTATTGGTGATTTTGGAAAAGAAGTGGAAACCCAGTTATTGGATATTGCCGGGCAAATAGGAACGAAGGGAAAAATCTATTACCAGGAAAATCCTTTGGGAACAGCTCATGCTATTCTATGTGCAGCGGATTCGCTGAATGATAAAGTAGTGGTTGCTTTTGCCGATACGTTGTTTTTTGCTGATTTCATTCTTGATGATACCAAGGATAGTATAGTTTGGGTTCATAAAGTACAGAACCCGGCTGCGTTTGGTGTTGTAAAGACCAATAACGAAGGCATAATTACCAGTATTGTTGAAAAGCCTAAAACATTTGTTTCTGATCTGGCAATCATAGGGATTTATTATTTCAAAGATGGTGCATATCTGAAAAGCGAATTGCAATACCTGGTTGATAATAATATCCAGAAAGGTGGGGAATTCCAGCTTACCGATGCTCTTGACAATATGATGAAAAAAGGCTCACAATTGTATATCGGAAAAGTAAATGAGTGGCTCGACTGCGGAAATAAAGACGCCACCGTTTTCACCAACCAGCGTATATTAGAATTCAGTAAGCAACAAAAATTAGTTTCCGAATCAGTAGTTATTGAAAACTCTATTATTATTCAGCCCTGCTATTTAGGTGAAAATGTAAGAATAACCGATTCTATTATTGGTCCCCATGTTTCAGTTGGCGAAAACACGGTGATTAATTATTCAGTAATTACGAACAGTATCATCCAGTCGAACACAAAAATTTCCTGTGTAAACCTTGATAATTCAATGATCGGTAACTATGTTGAATATTTTGGAGGCAAAAAAGAAGTAAGCATTGGCGATTATACAGTGCTCAGTTAA
- the dut gene encoding dUTP diphosphatase produces the protein MQLKIVNKSKHPLPAYETEHSAGMDIRANLDNPVILMPMERSLISTGLFIELPAGFEAQIRPRSGLAIKKGITVLNTPGTIDADYRGEVKVILVNLSAEKYIVEDGERIAQMIISRHEKAEIIEAEILQETARGAGGFGHTGTK, from the coding sequence ATGCAGCTTAAAATAGTTAATAAATCAAAACATCCTTTACCTGCTTACGAAACAGAACATTCTGCCGGTATGGACATTCGTGCAAACCTGGATAATCCGGTAATATTAATGCCAATGGAAAGATCGCTGATTTCTACAGGTTTATTTATTGAATTGCCGGCAGGATTTGAGGCGCAAATAAGACCACGCAGCGGACTGGCCATTAAAAAAGGCATTACCGTTCTGAATACTCCCGGAACTATAGATGCTGATTACAGAGGCGAGGTAAAAGTAATACTTGTGAATCTTTCGGCAGAAAAATATATTGTTGAAGATGGAGAAAGAATAGCACAAATGATCATTTCCCGTCATGAAAAAGCAGAAATTATTGAAGCAGAAATATTACAGGAAACAGCCAGAGGGGCCGGAGGGTTTGGACACACAGGAACGAAATAA
- a CDS encoding oligosaccharide flippase family protein has translation MNPLKQLAGQTAVYGLSSIIGRVISYLLVPFYTRVFQTSEYGTVNEMYAYVSLLIVILTYGFETGFFRFFGTEQDKNKVYSTSLISLLATSSFFLLLAIIFAHPVANVLRYPDHSEYVIWFALIIVLDAVSTIPFARLRAQNKAKRFATIKIIGIISNVLLNLFFILLCPYMLKHSIMPGFIDIIYSGRIGVGYVFISNLISSSIVMFLLLPEMIRINYYFDYELWRKMIKYSMPLLVVGLAGIVNETMDRIFLKYMLPESIALSQVGIYGACYKISIIMTLFIQSFRFAADPFFFSQAKKENAKQVYADVMKYFVIVCTFIFLGVMMYIDIVKYFVGKEYYEGLPVVPILLMANMCLGIYYNLSIWYKLTDQTRFGAYISIFGAIVTIVLNVWWIPIIGYMGSAWATFICYALMMILSFVYGQKNYHINYNITRILTYIGLSLGLYFLGIYFKPDNNILLFVFNTFLLMIFLGIIVYLEKPSLIFRQKKASV, from the coding sequence TTGAATCCGTTAAAACAGTTAGCAGGACAAACTGCGGTATATGGTTTAAGCAGCATTATAGGCCGCGTTATATCGTATTTACTGGTTCCTTTTTATACAAGAGTATTTCAAACTTCGGAATATGGTACGGTAAACGAAATGTATGCTTATGTTTCATTACTGATAGTTATACTCACGTATGGTTTTGAAACAGGTTTCTTCCGGTTTTTCGGGACCGAGCAGGATAAAAATAAAGTTTACAGTACATCACTCATTTCGTTATTAGCCACTTCTTCATTTTTTTTATTATTGGCAATAATATTTGCGCATCCGGTTGCAAACGTTTTGCGTTATCCTGACCATAGTGAATATGTGATTTGGTTTGCACTAATCATAGTACTTGATGCTGTTTCAACCATTCCTTTTGCAAGACTAAGGGCACAGAATAAAGCTAAGCGTTTTGCCACCATAAAAATCATAGGGATCATTTCAAATGTTCTGCTGAATTTATTTTTTATTTTACTATGTCCTTATATGTTGAAGCATTCAATAATGCCTGGTTTCATTGATATTATTTATAGTGGAAGAATAGGGGTAGGGTATGTATTTATCTCCAACCTTATATCAAGTTCAATTGTTATGTTTCTTTTGTTACCCGAAATGATCAGAATAAATTATTATTTCGATTATGAATTATGGAGAAAAATGATAAAATATTCGATGCCATTGCTGGTAGTAGGGTTAGCCGGTATTGTGAATGAAACAATGGACAGGATATTTTTGAAATATATGCTTCCCGAAAGCATTGCATTAAGCCAGGTAGGGATATACGGAGCTTGTTATAAGATCTCTATTATCATGACATTATTCATACAATCATTTCGTTTTGCTGCCGATCCATTTTTCTTCTCGCAGGCTAAAAAGGAAAATGCAAAACAGGTATATGCCGATGTGATGAAATATTTTGTAATTGTATGCACCTTTATTTTTCTGGGTGTTATGATGTATATTGATATAGTAAAATATTTTGTAGGGAAAGAATATTATGAAGGGCTTCCTGTAGTTCCTATTTTACTTATGGCTAATATGTGCCTTGGTATTTATTATAATCTGTCGATATGGTACAAGCTTACCGATCAAACAAGGTTTGGTGCATATATTTCTATATTCGGTGCAATAGTTACCATCGTATTAAATGTCTGGTGGATTCCCATAATAGGCTATATGGGTTCAGCATGGGCAACATTTATATGCTATGCTTTAATGATGATATTATCTTTCGTTTACGGGCAAAAAAATTATCATATCAATTATAATATTACACGTATACTTACTTATATTGGGCTATCGCTTGGATTGTACTTCCTGGGTATATATTTTAAACCAGATAATAACATTTTATTGTTTGTATTTAATACATTCCTGCTAATGATATTTTTGGGTATAATAGTATATTTGGAAAAACCTTCACTAATATTCAGACAGAAAAAAGCATCGGTATAA